The following proteins are encoded in a genomic region of Vibrio tasmaniensis:
- the fkpA gene encoding FKBP-type peptidyl-prolyl cis-trans isomerase, producing MKSVLKVSLLAATVMLAVGCQKEEPKAEAPQVEEVKVAAVNFKTEDDKAAYAIGVSFANYLSTSIDKPSELGINLDKAMVLQGIEDVFAEKTALNEEETRAALEALDKRVAETMQAQAAEKSAEVKKAGDDFRAEFAKTEGVKQTESGLLYQVMTAGEGASPKDTDTVQVHYKGTLTDGTQFDSSYDRGEPATFPLNRVIPGWTEGVQLMQVGSKYKFVIPPELAYGEQDTPTIPANSTLVFEVELLNIDNAEAAPAQ from the coding sequence ATGAAATCAGTTTTAAAAGTATCACTGCTTGCCGCAACGGTTATGCTAGCAGTTGGTTGTCAGAAAGAAGAACCAAAGGCAGAAGCTCCACAGGTAGAAGAAGTTAAAGTTGCAGCAGTAAACTTTAAAACAGAAGATGACAAAGCGGCATACGCAATCGGTGTATCTTTCGCTAATTACTTAAGCACAAGCATTGATAAGCCAAGCGAGCTAGGTATTAACCTAGACAAAGCGATGGTTCTTCAAGGTATCGAAGACGTATTCGCAGAGAAGACGGCACTTAACGAAGAAGAGACTCGTGCAGCTCTTGAAGCTCTAGACAAGCGTGTTGCTGAAACGATGCAAGCACAAGCGGCAGAAAAGTCTGCAGAAGTGAAGAAAGCGGGTGATGACTTCCGCGCTGAGTTCGCTAAAACTGAAGGTGTGAAGCAAACTGAATCTGGTCTACTTTACCAAGTAATGACGGCTGGCGAAGGCGCATCTCCAAAAGACACTGATACGGTTCAGGTACACTACAAAGGTACGCTAACAGACGGTACTCAGTTCGATAGCTCTTACGACCGTGGCGAACCTGCAACATTCCCTCTAAACCGCGTTATCCCAGGCTGGACGGAAGGCGTACAACTGATGCAAGTGGGTTCTAAGTACAAGTTCGTTATCCCGCCAGAGCTAGCATACGGTGAGCAAGATACACCGACTATCCCAGCTAACTCGACGCTAGTATTCGAAGTAGAGCTACTAAACATCGATAACGCTGAAGCAGCTCCTGCACAGTAA
- a CDS encoding helix-turn-helix transcriptional regulator — translation MTTTETVNADMLLEMESVHVMPFSEHDKIILRSYEAVVDGIASLIGPFCEIVLHSLEDLNTSAIKIANGENTGRQVGSPITDLALKMLKDIEGSKRNFSRSYFTRAKGGVLMKSITVAIRNGEDRVIGLLCINVNLDAPFSQVLQSFMPTQDADEAASSVNFASDVEELVDQTVERTIEEINADKSVSNNTKNRQIVMELYDKGIFDIKDAINRVAERLNISKHTVYLYIRQRKTEDEEGC, via the coding sequence GTGACTACTACAGAAACAGTCAATGCGGACATGTTACTCGAAATGGAATCAGTCCATGTCATGCCATTCAGTGAACACGATAAAATTATCTTAAGATCTTATGAGGCCGTAGTTGATGGTATTGCGAGTCTGATCGGTCCGTTTTGTGAAATCGTTTTACACTCTTTAGAAGACCTCAATACTTCGGCGATTAAAATTGCCAATGGTGAAAATACAGGTCGTCAGGTTGGTTCGCCAATCACCGATCTTGCATTGAAGATGTTGAAAGATATTGAAGGTTCTAAGCGTAACTTCTCTCGTTCATATTTTACTCGCGCTAAAGGCGGGGTACTAATGAAGTCGATCACGGTTGCTATCCGCAATGGTGAAGACCGAGTGATTGGCTTACTGTGTATTAACGTGAACTTAGATGCGCCATTCTCACAAGTGCTGCAATCTTTCATGCCTACGCAAGACGCGGACGAAGCTGCGTCATCTGTTAACTTTGCTAGTGATGTTGAAGAACTTGTCGACCAAACGGTTGAACGCACGATTGAAGAAATCAATGCAGACAAATCTGTATCGAACAACACCAAAAATCGCCAAATCGTGATGGAGCTATACGACAAAGGTATTTTCGACATCAAAGACGCGATTAACCGTGTTGCTGAGCGATTGAATATCTCTAAGCACACAGTGTACTTGTACATCCGCCAACGTAAAACAGAGGATGAAGAGGGTTGTTAA
- a CDS encoding WD40 repeat domain-containing protein has product MRIFFHSLLCTIVITLLNGCFFFQDDDQRWEIEPNGATSFALSRDGRFALLYSQQKQLLLWDLAQNKELAQLGPQDQSENQVSRIRISDNGRFAITASQMNFAVWDLSWTQAEGLWSISDGLIRDVDISSNGEKVLLGLSNGKAIYVDLVTGRRLEFLAHREKVNSVSLSSNGRYALSGGNDYKAYLWDTESGLVIRTFEHEQRVVRVALQRDGELAFTSDGGNQAMIWDLETGEPQAQLQSWSRQLIFSSARFSDDGSMLVTGTPSSQVSVWNTQDGKRISRHDAEPLKDARPPRAVVYDAAFDDKNRVISGTSAGIAQAWNVD; this is encoded by the coding sequence ATGCGAATATTTTTCCACTCATTGCTATGTACGATTGTCATCACCTTGTTAAATGGCTGCTTTTTCTTCCAAGATGATGACCAACGCTGGGAAATTGAACCCAACGGCGCCACCAGCTTTGCCCTAAGTAGAGATGGACGCTTCGCGCTGCTCTACTCGCAGCAAAAACAGCTGCTCCTTTGGGATCTTGCCCAGAACAAAGAACTGGCTCAGCTTGGCCCACAAGATCAATCCGAAAATCAAGTATCGCGTATTCGCATCTCTGACAATGGTCGCTTTGCCATTACCGCCAGTCAGATGAATTTCGCCGTTTGGGACTTATCTTGGACACAAGCTGAAGGGCTATGGTCGATTTCCGATGGCTTAATTCGCGATGTTGATATCTCTAGCAATGGTGAAAAAGTACTGCTGGGCCTATCTAATGGCAAAGCTATCTATGTGGACTTAGTCACCGGACGCCGTCTGGAGTTCCTCGCTCACCGAGAAAAAGTAAATTCCGTCTCTCTCTCTTCGAATGGGCGCTACGCATTATCGGGAGGTAACGACTACAAAGCTTACCTTTGGGATACCGAATCAGGCTTGGTAATACGCACCTTTGAACACGAACAAAGAGTCGTTCGAGTTGCGCTACAACGGGATGGAGAATTGGCTTTTACCTCCGATGGCGGCAATCAAGCGATGATCTGGGATCTAGAAACGGGTGAACCTCAAGCGCAATTGCAGAGCTGGTCTCGACAGCTGATATTCTCCAGTGCTCGCTTTTCTGACGACGGCAGTATGTTGGTGACGGGTACGCCATCAAGCCAAGTGAGCGTGTGGAATACTCAAGATGGAAAACGAATTTCTCGCCACGATGCTGAGCCACTAAAAGATGCTCGCCCTCCTCGTGCTGTAGTGTATGATGCAGCCTTTGATGATAAGAACCGTGTGATATCGGGCACCTCAGCGGGCATTGCCCAAGCTTGGAATGTGGATTAA
- the tusD gene encoding sulfurtransferase complex subunit TusD — translation MLSYTLLVNGPVYGSQSARSAYQFAVALLKQGHKLHSVFFYQDGVSNGSGITVPANDEFDLAAAWQKLADEHNVSLETCVAAALRRGVISTEEAAQHQLSASNLASGFTQAGLGSLSEALLTQDRVVQF, via the coding sequence TTGTTAAGCTATACACTCTTAGTCAATGGGCCCGTTTACGGCTCACAATCCGCAAGAAGTGCTTATCAGTTTGCCGTGGCTCTATTGAAACAGGGCCACAAACTTCACAGTGTGTTCTTCTATCAAGACGGCGTCAGCAATGGCTCTGGCATTACTGTACCTGCTAACGATGAATTTGATTTGGCTGCCGCTTGGCAAAAACTGGCGGACGAGCACAATGTTAGCCTTGAAACGTGTGTGGCTGCGGCGCTAAGGCGTGGAGTGATCAGCACTGAAGAAGCGGCGCAACATCAGTTAAGCGCATCTAATCTAGCGTCTGGATTCACTCAGGCCGGCTTAGGGAGTTTATCTGAAGCGCTATTAACACAAGATAGGGTTGTGCAGTTTTGA
- a CDS encoding SlyX family protein, producing MTEKRVEQLESRVNDLECQLAFQEQTIEELNEALSQQQMLITRMQDQMKFVVGKVKNMDGSNLADASEETPPPHY from the coding sequence ATGACAGAAAAGCGAGTTGAACAACTAGAAAGCCGCGTAAATGACCTAGAGTGTCAGCTAGCTTTCCAAGAACAGACCATTGAAGAACTCAATGAAGCGCTTAGCCAGCAACAAATGTTGATCACGAGAATGCAAGACCAGATGAAGTTCGTGGTGGGCAAAGTGAAAAATATGGATGGCTCTAACTTAGCAGACGCATCAGAAGAGACGCCACCTCCACACTATTAA